One Acidobacteriota bacterium genomic region harbors:
- a CDS encoding UbiX family flavin prenyltransferase, whose amino-acid sequence MKSITVGISGASGVIYAKRLLVQLEASNEVRRINLVISGPARRVMSDELDITATSDEELLAQLIGRPSTKTVIFHAGDIGAAIASGSYPVDAMVIIPCSASTLGVLASGAARNLLHRAADVCLKEERKLIIVLRETPLSIIHLENMLRLKQAGAMIVPAMPAFYHKPKDLNALVEHFVYRILDHLGISHSSETVWHGDVTKVE is encoded by the coding sequence GTGAAATCGATAACCGTAGGAATCAGCGGAGCGAGCGGCGTCATTTACGCCAAGCGCTTGCTTGTGCAACTTGAAGCCAGCAATGAGGTGCGGCGCATCAATCTGGTTATCAGCGGTCCGGCGCGGCGCGTGATGAGCGATGAACTCGACATCACTGCCACCAGCGACGAAGAATTACTTGCACAGCTAATCGGTCGCCCTTCGACCAAAACGGTTATCTTTCACGCGGGTGACATCGGCGCGGCAATCGCTTCGGGGTCATACCCGGTTGATGCGATGGTGATTATTCCCTGTTCGGCTTCGACGCTTGGCGTGCTGGCATCGGGCGCAGCGCGCAACTTGTTGCATCGCGCCGCCGATGTCTGTTTAAAAGAAGAGCGCAAGCTCATCATTGTTTTGCGCGAAACGCCGCTTTCGATTATTCATCTTGAAAATATGTTGAGGCTCAAACAGGCGGGCGCGATGATTGTTCCGGCAATGCCTGCGTTTTATCATAAACCGAAAGACCTTAACGCTCTGGTTGAGCATTTTGTTTATCGCATCCTGGATCACCTGGGCATTTCACATTCATCAGAAACCGTCTGGCACGGCGATGTCACGAAAGTTGAATAA
- a CDS encoding DUF5985 family protein: MTLMLLGAIAMATLVAGIFFLKFWKKTGDRFFLFFAISFCIEGINRAVLGLVSNPNEDQPFFYIVRLLSFVIILIAIFDKNRKKGAE, translated from the coding sequence ATGACATTGATGTTACTGGGCGCGATTGCGATGGCGACATTGGTTGCCGGGATTTTCTTTCTGAAGTTCTGGAAAAAAACCGGCGACCGCTTCTTTCTTTTCTTTGCCATCTCATTTTGTATCGAAGGCATCAACCGGGCGGTATTGGGATTAGTGAGCAATCCCAACGAAGACCAACCATTTTTTTACATTGTGCGATTGCTTTCCTTCGTTATCATTTTAATTGCCATCTTCGATAAAAACCGCAAGAAAGGCGCGGAATGA
- a CDS encoding DUF5985 family protein translates to MAGIIYALCAITALFCAVLLLQAYRRSGYRLLLWGGLCFLGLTLNNALLIVDKYVLPYVNLFPLRLIAALVAMMILLYGLIWDEE, encoded by the coding sequence ATGGCTGGAATCATCTATGCGCTTTGCGCCATCACGGCTCTTTTCTGCGCGGTGTTGCTTTTACAGGCTTATCGTCGTAGCGGTTACCGACTGCTCCTCTGGGGCGGACTTTGCTTTCTGGGATTAACGTTGAACAACGCCCTGTTAATCGTTGATAAATATGTTTTGCCGTATGTGAATCTGTTTCCGTTACGGTTAATCGCGGCACTGGTTGCGATGATGATTTTATTGTACGGATTAATCTGGGATGAGGAATGA